The genomic DNA CGCACCAAATCGCGCCCGTACAACTGGCTCAAATAGATCGGCATCAGTGCGGCGCCGTAGATGTTCAGACCCGTCTCGGAAATGTAACGCAGTGACCGGTGAACCTGGTCCAGGTAGAATTCCAAATACAAATAATAGTCGTTGATGTTGTCGTATGTGTCCTCTTCCGCCCACACCGAGGACATCTCGAACCAGTACGGATTCTGCAGCGCCGGCGTGCAGTTCGCGTCGGTGCACAACTCCTCGGCATCGTAAGCCAGGTGAATCGCGTGCAGAAACTCGTGCGCCACCGTCACCCGCATCGCGTCCAGCGGTCGCGTGTCATAGCCCTGGTACTGCTCATAGTGGTTGTCCAACTCCATCCAGGACGTCGCCTTCACCATCGGCCCGTCCGCCACGGCCTGATCCGCCCACGTGATACCGTAAACCTGGCCGCCGACGTCGCGGATGTACACGTCATAGCGCGCATCGCCCCCGCCGTGATTCTGGTCATTGATCGGCTCGCGGAAGCCCCGCTGATTGATATGATGATCCCAGACCGAATCGCACACCAACGCAACAATCTCCGGATAATCCGGGACTCCGTTGCTGTTGTGATCGCCGTAGCTCTCGTCGATCCGATCGCGATCCCCCGCCGCCGTCGTATAATGAATCTTGAAGTGCCCGCCCGGCGAATCGTAGATCTCCGGAAAATCGGCATCCGTCGGCCGCGCCAGGAATTCCGAAATCCCCGCCTGCTTGCCCAGCAACTTCTCGTAGGCCCGCAGTTGAAACACCGCCGGCAACCCGCACTTGACCAGCGCCGCCGGCTGCTCCGGCTCTACACCCGCCAGCGCCGCACGCTCTTGCATTGCTGCCAGGGCCGCCGCCAATTGCTCCGCCCGGCTCATCGCCGCCGTCGGCAAGGCGTAACTGAAGGAATTGATCACCAGGAAAACGAACGCGGTTAGGAGGGCAGAAACATGCAGACTCACGATGGCTCCTTGCGGCTGGAAGTTCGAGCGGCTAAGTATTCTCTCATGCGAACAAGTACTTCATAAGGTACACGCTGGCTCCCCATCTCGGCGCGCGGATCGGGACGGCCATGCCAGTCTGACCCGCCGGAGATGAGCAGA from Candidatus Zixiibacteriota bacterium includes the following:
- a CDS encoding gliding motility-associated C-terminal domain-containing protein; the encoded protein is MSLHVSALLTAFVFLVINSFSYALPTAAMSRAEQLAAALAAMQERAALAGVEPEQPAALVKCGLPAVFQLRAYEKLLGKQAGISEFLARPTDADFPEIYDSPGGHFKIHYTTAAGDRDRIDESYGDHNSNGVPDYPEIVALVCDSVWDHHINQRGFREPINDQNHGGGDARYDVYIRDVGGQVYGITWADQAVADGPMVKATSWMELDNHYEQYQGYDTRPLDAMRVTVAHEFLHAIHLAYDAEELCTDANCTPALQNPYWFEMSSVWAEEDTYDNINDYYLYLEFYLDQVHRSLRYISETGLNIYGAALMPIYLSQLYGRDLVRLVWERCGEVPGENLLSGALQGALDEISGGAVDLEKAWLEYGKALFFTGTRARPGKFFEEAANYAMVPDNAGSPLRPYIRYYSQYPVTKQQASDNAFLPSELGFNYLVFSTGTIDSVFTMNFEGAVSTPIPTDWRIAMTGYDRFNLNAPLKVDPTHYQNFGLIQERNLTAVTDLLGVVTIVNPELRRKDNFYRFEVTNTSVVIKENTVTFVNTKFLLSEGDDHAFYVIVQPAAKAQVNMTIFNAAGEEVYQSGTYEPAAGERYPIQWNGRNNDREEVASGVYVVQVRIGDETTHKKILVIR